A stretch of the Candidatus Goldiibacteriota bacterium genome encodes the following:
- a CDS encoding HEPN domain-containing protein translates to MDSIRTSRIDRHLYVNFIRRSKECINTAADAYQKKDYNAGAICSVHSAISAADALCVYYLQKRHTGLRHDDAVRLLESIKDIPNVEIKEAGKRLKKIISMKNMAEYEERLIKQKEAENLLENAKVLFEFIKSKLPE, encoded by the coding sequence ATGGATAGTATAAGGACAAGCCGTATTGACAGGCATTTGTATGTAAATTTTATCAGGCGCTCAAAAGAATGTATTAATACAGCTGCGGATGCGTATCAGAAAAAAGATTATAATGCGGGGGCAATATGCTCGGTTCACAGCGCGATTTCGGCGGCGGATGCCCTGTGTGTTTATTACCTGCAAAAAAGGCATACCGGCCTGCGTCATGATGATGCGGTAAGGCTGCTGGAAAGTATTAAGGACATACCAAATGTAGAAATTAAAGAAGCCGGTAAAAGGCTGAAAAAAATAATAAGTATGAAAAATATGGCTGAATACGAAGAACGGCTTATAAAACAAAAAGAAGCCGAAAACCTTCTTGAAAATGCCAAAGTATTATTTGAGTTTATAAAAAGCAAACTGCCGGAATAA
- a CDS encoding nucleotidyltransferase domain-containing protein, whose product MKINSGVLKVLNSEDKIKILKFMLGQKKLPDMSERELSRVIGVSNVKLNRALAEFKEINLAEVKGVGNSNVWAVNESSYAYSVLKPIIDSAGEKDVPFADMAERIKKAFGFKGVKQIKIFGSVARKKEAVTSDIDVFVLVKDNRTKEECEIITDKLSAEFVKLYGNVLNGYILTEKEYKDRKNLALIGNIEKEGIKIV is encoded by the coding sequence ATGAAGATAAATTCAGGCGTTTTAAAGGTATTAAATTCGGAAGACAAGATAAAAATACTTAAATTTATGCTGGGACAAAAAAAGCTCCCGGATATGAGTGAAAGGGAATTAAGCCGTGTAATCGGCGTTTCAAATGTAAAGTTAAACAGGGCGCTTGCTGAATTCAAGGAAATTAACCTTGCGGAAGTAAAAGGCGTCGGCAATTCAAATGTATGGGCTGTAAATGAAAGTAGTTATGCTTATTCTGTTTTAAAGCCTATAATAGACTCTGCCGGGGAAAAAGACGTTCCTTTTGCCGATATGGCAGAAAGAATTAAAAAAGCTTTTGGATTCAAGGGTGTAAAACAAATAAAGATTTTTGGCTCTGTCGCCAGGAAAAAAGAGGCTGTAACAAGCGATATTGATGTGTTTGTATTGGTTAAGGATAATAGAACAAAGGAAGAATGCGAAATCATAACAGATAAACTTTCAGCAGAGTTTGTTAAACTTTATGGAAACGTCCTTAACGGGTATATACTTACCGAAAAAGAGTATAAGGACAGAAAGAATTTGGCTTTGATCGGAAATATAGAAAAAGAAGGGATTAAAATAGTATAA